A region from the Cryptosporangium arvum DSM 44712 genome encodes:
- a CDS encoding type I restriction endonuclease subunit R — protein sequence MSEAPGVRYEPIAISSESTVVADFLPGPAGDTSYQSEAALEREFVKLLQGQAYEYLPITTEAQLVANLRTQLEVLNGIAFSDTEWEQFFSEKIAGANEGIAEKTVRIQEDHVQVLRRDDGSTKNISLLDKKHIHNNRLQVINQYEIGKGDGGARRSNRYDVTVLVNGLPLVHIELKRRGVDIREAFNQIDRYQRDSFWASSGLFEYVQLFVISNGTLTKYYSNTTRRQHLSEQASAKKTKKTSNSFEFTSWWADAQNRPIQDLTGFTKTFFAKHSLLNVLTRYCVLTADRLLLVMRPYQIVATERVIQRIEIATNYKQLGSLAAGGYVWHTTGSGKTLTSFKTAQLASRLQSVDKVLFVVDRKDLDYQTMREYDRFEKGAANSNTSTAVLKRQLEDPSAKIIITTIQKLSTFINANKGHAIYDGHVVLIFDECHRSQFGDMHAAITKSFKRYNIFGFTGTPIFAVNSGTGGNPNLRTTPQAFGCYQHGDPVHCQREDHQMAIHTYTIVDAINDKNVLPFRIDYVNTIKLPEGVSDKQVSAIDTERALLAPERLSQVVGYTLEHFDQKTKRTQGYDYSVVANVAEVVASRNKFVELKQASRVKGFNAIFATASIDAAKRYYLEFKKQQAELTPDRRLKVATIFSYAANEDIGDDYLDEEVFETRSLDQSSRDFLDDAIKDYNALFGTSYDTSADKFQNYYKDLSLRLKNRELDLVIVVNMFLTGFDATTMNTLFVDKRLVNHGLIQAYSRTNRILNSVKTYGNIVSFRDLEEETNEAIALFGNKDARGIVLLKPYTEYYAEYADKANELLSKFPLGQPIIGEAAQKEFIALLGAILRLQNILTSFDDFAGNEILTERQMQDYRSIYLNLYAEFRKEGQGEKESINDDVVFEIELIKQVEINVDYILMLVGKWREIRGNGNDKEMSALADIQRSVDSSPTLRNKKDLIMDFVDRVSASGEIDEEWRAYVAAQRTAELDAIIADENLKPDETRTFIEHAFRDGSIPTTGTAITKILPPGSRFSAGGGHGEKKQRVLARLGEFFERFFTLSAGGE from the coding sequence ATGAGTGAGGCACCGGGCGTGCGCTACGAGCCGATCGCTATCTCGTCCGAGAGCACTGTGGTTGCAGACTTTCTGCCTGGCCCTGCAGGCGACACGTCCTATCAGTCTGAGGCGGCGCTGGAGCGAGAGTTTGTCAAACTCCTGCAGGGCCAGGCATACGAGTACCTGCCCATCACGACCGAGGCTCAGCTCGTCGCCAACCTGCGCACACAACTCGAGGTACTGAACGGGATCGCGTTCTCAGACACCGAGTGGGAGCAGTTCTTCTCCGAAAAGATCGCCGGGGCCAACGAAGGCATAGCCGAGAAGACCGTCCGCATCCAGGAGGACCACGTCCAGGTCCTGAGGCGTGACGACGGCTCAACCAAAAACATCTCGTTGCTGGACAAGAAGCACATTCACAACAACCGCCTCCAAGTCATCAACCAGTACGAGATCGGCAAGGGCGACGGCGGCGCGCGTCGCTCTAACCGCTACGACGTGACTGTGCTGGTCAACGGCCTTCCGCTGGTGCACATCGAGCTGAAGCGCCGTGGCGTCGACATCCGCGAGGCGTTCAACCAGATCGACCGCTACCAGCGCGACAGCTTCTGGGCCAGCTCAGGACTGTTCGAGTACGTGCAGCTCTTTGTAATCAGCAACGGCACGCTGACCAAATACTATTCCAACACCACCCGTCGTCAGCACCTGTCGGAGCAGGCCTCGGCGAAGAAGACCAAGAAGACCTCCAACTCCTTCGAGTTCACCTCATGGTGGGCGGACGCACAGAACAGGCCAATCCAGGACCTGACCGGTTTCACCAAAACATTCTTCGCCAAGCACTCGTTGCTCAACGTGCTCACGCGCTACTGCGTGCTGACCGCCGACCGTCTGCTCCTCGTGATGCGGCCGTACCAGATCGTTGCGACCGAGCGAGTGATTCAGCGCATCGAGATCGCGACCAACTACAAGCAGCTCGGATCCCTCGCGGCTGGTGGCTACGTCTGGCACACAACCGGCTCAGGCAAGACCCTGACCTCCTTCAAGACGGCGCAGCTCGCCTCGCGATTGCAGAGCGTTGACAAGGTTCTGTTCGTGGTCGACCGCAAGGATCTGGACTACCAGACCATGCGCGAGTACGACCGCTTCGAGAAGGGCGCCGCCAACTCCAACACCTCGACCGCGGTGCTCAAGCGGCAGCTGGAGGATCCGAGCGCCAAAATCATCATCACGACAATCCAAAAGCTTTCGACGTTCATCAATGCCAACAAGGGCCACGCCATCTACGACGGGCACGTCGTCCTGATCTTCGACGAGTGTCACCGCTCGCAGTTCGGCGATATGCACGCCGCTATCACCAAGTCGTTCAAGCGCTACAACATCTTCGGCTTCACCGGCACCCCGATCTTCGCCGTCAACTCCGGCACCGGCGGCAATCCGAACCTGCGGACAACCCCCCAGGCGTTCGGCTGCTACCAGCACGGAGACCCGGTGCATTGCCAGCGGGAAGACCATCAGATGGCCATCCACACCTACACAATCGTGGACGCCATCAACGACAAGAACGTGCTGCCATTCCGGATCGACTACGTCAACACCATCAAGTTGCCCGAGGGAGTGTCGGACAAGCAGGTCAGCGCGATCGACACCGAGCGGGCCTTGCTTGCGCCCGAGCGCCTGAGCCAGGTCGTTGGCTACACGCTGGAGCACTTTGACCAGAAGACCAAGCGGACTCAGGGCTACGACTACTCGGTCGTCGCGAACGTCGCTGAGGTGGTCGCCAGCCGAAACAAGTTCGTCGAACTCAAACAAGCCAGCCGGGTCAAGGGCTTCAACGCCATTTTCGCCACCGCCTCGATCGACGCCGCCAAGCGCTATTACCTGGAGTTCAAGAAGCAGCAGGCTGAACTCACACCCGACCGGCGGCTCAAGGTTGCCACGATCTTCTCCTACGCCGCCAACGAGGACATCGGCGACGACTATCTGGACGAGGAAGTTTTTGAGACCAGGTCGCTGGATCAATCGTCACGCGACTTCCTCGATGACGCCATCAAGGACTACAACGCCCTCTTCGGAACCAGCTACGACACCAGCGCCGACAAGTTCCAGAACTACTACAAGGACCTGTCGCTGCGGTTGAAGAACCGCGAACTCGACCTGGTCATCGTCGTCAACATGTTCCTGACCGGCTTCGACGCCACCACGATGAACACGCTGTTCGTCGACAAGCGGTTGGTCAACCACGGCCTCATCCAGGCGTACTCGCGAACCAACCGGATCCTTAACTCGGTCAAGACCTACGGTAATATCGTTTCCTTTCGAGACCTCGAAGAAGAGACTAACGAAGCCATCGCGCTGTTCGGGAACAAGGACGCCCGCGGCATCGTGCTACTCAAGCCCTACACCGAGTACTACGCCGAGTACGCCGATAAGGCCAACGAGCTGCTGTCCAAATTCCCTCTCGGCCAACCAATCATCGGAGAGGCAGCGCAGAAGGAGTTCATCGCCCTGCTCGGCGCGATCCTGCGGCTGCAGAACATCCTGACTTCCTTCGACGACTTCGCCGGCAACGAGATTCTCACCGAACGCCAGATGCAGGACTACCGAAGCATCTACCTCAACCTCTATGCCGAATTCCGCAAGGAAGGTCAAGGAGAGAAGGAGTCGATCAACGACGACGTAGTCTTCGAGATCGAGCTAATCAAACAGGTCGAGATCAACGTCGACTACATTCTCATGCTGGTCGGCAAGTGGCGCGAGATCCGCGGCAACGGCAACGATAAAGAGATGTCCGCCCTCGCGGACATCCAACGGTCCGTCGACTCGAGTCCAACGCTGCGCAACAAGAAAGACCTCATCATGGACTTCGTCGACCGCGTCTCCGCGTCCGGCGAGATTGACGAGGAATGGCGCGCCTACGTCGCGGCCCAACGGACAGCGGAGCTCGACGCGATCATTGCGGACGAGAACCTGAAGCCGGACGAGACGCGGACCTTCATCGAGCACGCGTTCCGGGATGGCTCGATCCCGACGACCGGCACTGCGATTACCAAGATCCTTCCGCCCGGATCACGCTTCTCCGCCGGCGGTGGACACGGCGAGAAAAAGCAGCGCGTACTCGCGCGCCTCGGGGAATTCTTTGAGCGATTCTTCACATTGAGTGCTGGAGGCGAGTGA
- a CDS encoding MarR family winged helix-turn-helix transcriptional regulator, producing the protein MASQEACAQLLDQLPAIGEIKRQFHRVVPAVGTNNVGAAGAIPTLGVLAADGEQRASDLAERLRVDLSVISRQVAALIEAGLIARATDPADRRVHRLAITDAGVETLRVHRAQMVELISRGLEDWSDDDVVRFAGGLRRFADSVADATTRTRLPAAPIAV; encoded by the coding sequence ATGGCGTCGCAGGAGGCCTGCGCCCAGCTGCTCGACCAGCTGCCCGCGATCGGCGAGATCAAGCGTCAGTTCCACCGTGTGGTTCCGGCGGTCGGCACGAACAACGTCGGCGCGGCCGGCGCGATCCCCACGCTCGGGGTTCTGGCGGCCGACGGCGAGCAGCGCGCCAGCGACCTGGCCGAGCGGCTACGGGTGGACCTGTCGGTCATCAGCCGTCAGGTGGCGGCGCTGATCGAGGCCGGTCTGATCGCCCGCGCCACCGACCCGGCCGACCGCCGTGTGCACCGGCTCGCGATCACCGACGCCGGCGTCGAGACGCTGCGTGTGCATCGGGCGCAGATGGTCGAGCTGATCTCGCGTGGCCTGGAGGACTGGTCGGACGACGACGTCGTGCGGTTCGCCGGCGGGCTCCGCCGTTTCGCCGACTCGGTCGCCGACGCGACGACACGCACCCGCCTTCCGGCCGCTCCGATCGCGGTGTGA
- a CDS encoding restriction endonuclease subunit S, whose amino-acid sequence MSQVADLIQQHVPDGVEYKTLGELGTWTGGITPSKANPKYWDRGTVPWVTSMDISATGGSEIRGLVTEAALRETSLRLVAGPSIAVVMRSNILRRFLPIGYIDIDTSANQDLRLLTPVDGIDSRYVFWALQADSERIRQACVRTDGSMAAVNSKAFFEWRIPVPPLVVQRNLVTIFDAFNELEGCLQAEMGLRREQQVAVVSNQLATQGTVDRVALGNVATQVIEPVKVEPNVQYVNLGVKWYGEGAFAREPKYGRDIKAKTLYKVRPGQFIYNRMFVTEGSFGIVTPEIAHGVVSNEFPVFELDASRILPEWLYLKFRDPYIVSVVAGQASGGTKSRRRWKEEQFNAFVIDLPPLDVQREMVRIDSAFRDLRQAINAELVSRQQQFAYYRDRFLAFEEAVA is encoded by the coding sequence GTGAGCCAGGTTGCCGACCTCATACAGCAGCACGTACCCGACGGTGTTGAGTACAAGACACTAGGTGAACTCGGAACCTGGACCGGAGGAATTACGCCGTCGAAGGCGAATCCAAAATATTGGGATCGCGGCACCGTCCCTTGGGTGACCTCGATGGACATCAGCGCGACGGGTGGCAGCGAAATTCGCGGACTTGTCACAGAGGCGGCCTTGAGGGAAACCTCGCTCCGGTTGGTTGCTGGACCGTCGATCGCGGTAGTCATGCGTTCAAACATCCTCCGGCGCTTCCTCCCAATTGGGTACATCGATATTGACACATCGGCGAACCAGGATCTACGCCTGCTGACCCCTGTCGATGGCATCGATTCTCGCTATGTTTTCTGGGCGCTGCAGGCTGACAGCGAGCGGATCCGCCAGGCATGTGTCCGCACGGATGGGTCGATGGCAGCAGTTAACTCGAAGGCGTTTTTCGAGTGGCGGATCCCCGTACCGCCGCTCGTAGTACAGCGCAACCTCGTCACGATCTTCGATGCGTTCAACGAGTTGGAGGGGTGCCTCCAGGCCGAGATGGGCCTTCGGCGCGAACAACAGGTAGCCGTGGTAAGCAATCAGTTGGCGACGCAAGGGACCGTCGACCGCGTGGCGCTGGGGAATGTCGCAACGCAGGTCATCGAACCGGTCAAAGTTGAGCCCAACGTTCAGTACGTGAACCTGGGCGTGAAGTGGTACGGAGAGGGTGCCTTCGCTCGGGAGCCCAAATATGGTCGCGACATAAAGGCAAAAACGCTCTATAAGGTGCGTCCTGGCCAGTTCATATATAACCGAATGTTTGTCACCGAAGGGTCATTTGGCATAGTGACCCCGGAGATCGCGCATGGTGTCGTCTCCAACGAGTTCCCCGTCTTCGAGCTCGACGCGAGCCGCATCCTTCCCGAATGGCTCTATCTAAAATTCCGTGATCCGTACATCGTCTCGGTCGTCGCAGGACAGGCTTCCGGCGGAACGAAGAGCCGGCGGCGGTGGAAGGAAGAGCAGTTCAATGCATTCGTGATTGACCTACCCCCTCTCGACGTCCAACGCGAGATGGTCAGAATCGACAGCGCGTTCCGGGACCTCCGCCAGGCGATCAACGCCGAGCTCGTATCTCGTCAGCAGCAGTTCGCCTACTACCGTGATCGTTTCCTCGCGTTCGAGGAGGCGGTGGCATGA
- a CDS encoding YetF domain-containing protein, with product MFALLTIALGRVRRRYRRNRPIVHGVPYVVVENGEPVLETMRMERLSIDDLIAAARQEGFERFVDIKMAVRARRKRIRRCRRGATCGRLSVLCVMLRGKRARPHSGHLHTSRSMVGKSN from the coding sequence GTGTTCGCGCTGCTGACGATCGCGCTGGGCCGGGTCCGGCGGCGTTACCGGCGCAACCGCCCGATCGTGCACGGCGTTCCGTACGTCGTCGTCGAGAACGGGGAACCGGTGCTGGAGACGATGCGGATGGAACGCCTGAGCATCGACGACCTGATCGCCGCGGCCCGGCAGGAAGGGTTCGAGCGGTTCGTCGACATCAAGATGGCCGTGCGCGCGAGGAGGAAACGGATCCGGCGGTGCCGACGAGGCGCCACCTGCGGGCGGCTGAGCGTCCTTTGTGTGATGCTTCGCGGCAAACGTGCGCGGCCTCACAGTGGCCACTTACACACGTCACGCAGTATGGTTGGTAAGAGCAACTAA
- a CDS encoding MarR family winged helix-turn-helix transcriptional regulator, with the protein MSGESTEPEAVALLSGELAALLHDVSRQLRAAAHAEVNLVPLPESERDVLRFVGRHPGVSVSTVARELRMKSSNVSAAVRNLVARDLMTRDADPHDRRIARLTLTGQAYDNLERLQRAWNTHLDAALSRVEPGYREQLEGAVPALRALVQVLRDP; encoded by the coding sequence GTGTCCGGGGAGTCGACAGAGCCCGAGGCTGTGGCGCTCCTCTCAGGCGAACTCGCGGCCTTGCTGCACGACGTCTCGCGCCAGCTCCGAGCGGCCGCGCACGCGGAAGTGAACCTCGTCCCGCTGCCCGAATCCGAGCGGGACGTGCTGCGCTTCGTCGGCCGGCACCCCGGCGTCAGCGTGAGCACCGTGGCCCGCGAACTGCGCATGAAGAGCAGCAACGTCAGCGCGGCGGTACGCAACCTCGTCGCGCGTGACCTGATGACGCGCGACGCCGACCCGCACGATCGCCGGATCGCCCGCCTCACGCTCACCGGTCAGGCCTACGACAACCTCGAACGTCTCCAGCGCGCCTGGAACACCCACCTGGACGCCGCGCTCAGCCGGGTGGAGCCGGGATACAGGGAACAACTAGAGGGCGCGGTGCCCGCTTTGCGCGCTTTGGTCCAGGTGTTGCGAGACCCGTAG
- a CDS encoding RNA polymerase-binding protein RbpA, with protein MGERTLRGSRLGAVSYETDRNTELAPRQQGEYLCPRGHRFTVPFAADAEIPITWECRADGTVARIIDGDEPEAKKAKPPRTHWDMLLERRTVAELEEVLAERLEVLRGRRSRSA; from the coding sequence ATGGGTGAGCGCACGCTGCGCGGTAGTCGGCTCGGTGCCGTGAGCTACGAGACCGACCGCAACACGGAGCTGGCGCCTCGCCAGCAGGGAGAGTACCTGTGCCCGCGTGGGCACCGGTTCACGGTCCCCTTCGCGGCCGACGCGGAGATTCCGATCACGTGGGAATGCCGTGCCGACGGTACCGTCGCGCGGATCATCGACGGTGACGAGCCCGAGGCGAAGAAGGCCAAGCCGCCGCGGACGCACTGGGACATGCTCTTGGAGCGCCGCACCGTCGCAGAGCTGGAGGAGGTTCTGGCTGAGCGTCTGGAGGTCCTTCGGGGTCGCCGGAGCCGTTCAGCCTGA
- a CDS encoding phospholipase D family protein, whose product MPLDDWFLTADERGNPSTRLDSRHPDGIAWTTGNEVRPLVHGSTYFADLLAEIDAAQKGDILFFTDWRGDPDELLAEPDRTVGSVLEDAARRGVVVKGLVWRSHLDKLQFSAEENRHLGVEVEEAGGEVLLDMRVRTGGSHHQKFVVIRHPGDQDADIAYVGGIDLGHSRRDDGDHQGDPQAQPMPDVYGDKPPWHDVQVAMRGPAVGDVDTVFRERWEDPSPLSNNLVRVARDLITHRDITPDPLPEQPPDPSPRGTQAVQILRTYPHRRRNSYPFAPDGERSIARAYLKALKRARSLIYLEDQYLWSEDVAACFAEALNSNPDLHLIAVVPSFPDQGGLSTTGENLGRNRALEKFRAVAPDRVAVYGPENRDGTPVYVHAKVCVIDDIWAVVGSDNLNRRSWTYDSELSCAVIDEERDRREPQDPAGLGDGARVYARDLRLLLSSEHLELQKDEVDALSDPHAAFRAFKESADALDAWHKDGKSGPRPKGRLRPYTPEKLKPFAGFWADPLYQYLLDPDGRPRKLRRNDDF is encoded by the coding sequence ATGCCCCTCGACGACTGGTTCCTGACCGCGGACGAGCGCGGCAACCCCTCGACCCGGCTCGACTCCCGGCACCCCGACGGGATCGCCTGGACGACCGGCAACGAGGTGCGGCCGCTCGTCCACGGGTCCACGTACTTCGCTGATCTGCTCGCGGAGATCGACGCCGCCCAGAAGGGCGACATCCTCTTCTTCACCGACTGGCGGGGCGACCCCGACGAGCTGCTGGCCGAGCCCGACCGCACGGTCGGCTCCGTGCTCGAGGACGCAGCCCGGCGCGGTGTCGTCGTCAAAGGCCTGGTCTGGCGTTCGCACCTCGACAAGCTGCAGTTCAGCGCGGAGGAGAACCGCCACCTGGGCGTCGAGGTCGAGGAAGCCGGCGGTGAGGTGCTGCTCGACATGCGTGTCCGCACCGGCGGCTCGCACCACCAGAAGTTCGTGGTGATCCGGCACCCCGGCGACCAGGACGCCGACATCGCGTACGTCGGTGGCATCGACCTCGGCCACAGTCGCCGCGACGACGGCGACCACCAGGGTGATCCGCAGGCCCAGCCGATGCCCGACGTCTACGGGGACAAGCCGCCCTGGCACGACGTCCAGGTCGCGATGCGCGGTCCGGCCGTCGGCGACGTCGACACGGTGTTCCGGGAGCGCTGGGAGGACCCGAGCCCGCTCTCCAACAACCTGGTGCGCGTCGCGCGCGACCTGATCACCCATCGCGACATCACGCCCGACCCGCTGCCCGAGCAACCGCCGGACCCGTCGCCGCGGGGCACGCAGGCCGTCCAGATCCTGCGCACCTACCCGCACCGCCGGCGCAACAGCTACCCGTTCGCGCCCGACGGCGAGCGCAGCATCGCTCGTGCCTACCTCAAGGCGCTCAAGCGGGCCCGCAGCCTGATCTACCTGGAAGACCAGTACCTCTGGTCGGAGGACGTCGCCGCGTGCTTCGCCGAGGCGCTGAACTCCAACCCCGACCTGCACCTGATCGCGGTCGTTCCGTCCTTTCCCGACCAGGGCGGCCTCTCGACGACCGGCGAGAACCTCGGCCGCAACCGGGCGCTGGAGAAGTTCCGCGCGGTCGCCCCCGACCGCGTCGCCGTCTACGGGCCGGAGAACCGCGACGGCACGCCCGTGTACGTCCACGCAAAAGTCTGCGTGATCGACGACATCTGGGCCGTTGTCGGTTCCGACAACCTCAACCGCCGCTCCTGGACCTACGACTCCGAGCTCTCCTGCGCGGTGATCGACGAGGAACGTGACCGCCGCGAACCCCAGGACCCCGCCGGCCTCGGCGACGGCGCCCGGGTCTACGCCCGCGACCTGCGGCTCCTGCTGTCGTCCGAACACTTGGAACTGCAGAAAGACGAGGTCGACGCCCTGAGCGACCCGCACGCGGCGTTCCGTGCGTTCAAAGAGTCGGCCGACGCCCTGGACGCCTGGCACAAGGACGGAAAATCAGGTCCGCGCCCGAAGGGCCGGCTTCGCCCGTACACCCCGGAGAAGCTCAAGCCCTTTGCCGGTTTCTGGGCCGACCCGCTGTACCAGTACCTGCTCGACCCCGACGGCCGCCCCCGCAAGCTGCGGCGCAACGACGACTTCTGA
- a CDS encoding type I restriction-modification system subunit M → MAPTSKEAQRAELHKIIWRIANDLRGSVDGWDFKSYVLGILFYRFISENLTAYLNRLEREAGDADFDYAKLSDKDAEFGRKDTVDEKGFYILPSDLFANVCKRAANDENLNETLSRVFADIEGSAVGTASEDDLKGLFHDLDVNSPKLGPTVAKRNEKLVKLLDAIGDLDFGNGGFSENTIDAFGDAYEYLMTMYASGAGKSGGEFFTPQEVSELLARIAVAGKKAVNKVYDPACGSGSLLLKFAKVLGKDNVRQGFFGQEINLTTYNLARINMFLHDINYEKFDIAHGDTLTDPAHWDDEPFEAIVSNPPYSINWEGASNPLLINDPRFSPAGVLAPKGYADLAFTMHMLHWLAVNGTAAIVEFPGVMYRGGTEQKIRKYLIDNNYIDTVIQLPPDLFFGTGIQTCILVLKKSRNENSVLFINASAEFKRVGNKNKLLPANQQRILDTHTGREIVEHFSALVPTRQIADSDYNLSVTAWVEVKDSREVIEIAELNKRIADIVARQAELRTQVDTIIAGMEGDSA, encoded by the coding sequence GTGGCTCCCACCAGTAAGGAAGCTCAGCGGGCTGAGCTTCACAAGATCATCTGGCGTATCGCCAACGACCTTCGCGGAAGCGTCGACGGCTGGGACTTCAAGAGCTACGTCCTCGGCATCCTGTTCTATCGTTTCATCTCCGAGAACCTCACCGCCTACCTCAACCGCCTAGAGCGCGAGGCTGGAGATGCGGACTTTGACTACGCCAAGCTCAGCGACAAGGACGCCGAGTTCGGGCGCAAGGACACGGTGGACGAGAAGGGCTTCTACATCCTGCCCAGCGATCTTTTCGCCAACGTATGTAAGCGCGCCGCCAACGATGAGAATCTGAACGAGACACTGTCACGTGTCTTTGCGGACATCGAGGGCTCTGCGGTCGGGACGGCTAGCGAAGACGACCTGAAAGGACTCTTCCACGACCTCGATGTGAACAGTCCAAAGCTCGGGCCTACCGTTGCGAAACGGAACGAAAAGCTCGTTAAGCTGCTGGATGCGATCGGGGATCTTGACTTCGGTAACGGAGGGTTCAGCGAGAACACGATTGACGCCTTCGGTGACGCCTACGAATACCTGATGACTATGTACGCATCAGGCGCAGGAAAGTCCGGCGGCGAATTCTTTACGCCACAAGAGGTCAGCGAATTGCTCGCCCGAATCGCCGTCGCGGGTAAGAAGGCTGTCAACAAGGTCTACGACCCGGCCTGCGGCTCCGGATCACTGCTGCTCAAGTTCGCGAAGGTGCTCGGCAAGGACAACGTTCGGCAGGGCTTCTTTGGTCAGGAGATCAACCTCACTACGTACAACCTCGCCCGTATCAACATGTTCTTGCATGACATCAACTACGAGAAGTTCGACATTGCGCATGGCGACACGCTTACCGACCCGGCGCATTGGGACGACGAGCCCTTCGAGGCAATCGTGTCCAACCCCCCGTACTCGATCAACTGGGAAGGTGCTTCCAACCCGCTGTTGATCAATGATCCGCGGTTCTCGCCAGCCGGCGTCCTTGCGCCGAAGGGTTACGCGGACCTGGCATTCACCATGCACATGCTCCATTGGCTGGCGGTCAACGGCACTGCCGCCATTGTCGAGTTTCCGGGCGTCATGTACCGAGGTGGCACTGAGCAAAAGATCCGCAAATATCTGATCGACAACAACTACATCGACACCGTCATTCAGCTCCCGCCCGACCTGTTTTTCGGAACAGGGATCCAGACCTGCATTCTTGTACTCAAGAAGTCGCGCAATGAAAATTCAGTGCTCTTCATTAATGCTTCCGCCGAGTTCAAGCGAGTTGGCAACAAGAATAAACTCCTACCGGCGAATCAGCAGCGGATTCTCGATACTCACACGGGCCGGGAAATAGTCGAGCACTTCAGTGCTCTGGTGCCGACCCGACAGATTGCGGACAGCGACTACAACCTGTCGGTCACCGCATGGGTCGAGGTTAAGGACAGCCGTGAGGTCATAGAGATCGCCGAGCTCAACAAACGGATCGCCGACATCGTGGCACGGCAGGCCGAGCTTCGAACCCAGGTCGACACGATTATTGCGGGGATGGAGGGCGACAGCGCGTGA
- a CDS encoding multidrug effflux MFS transporter, with amino-acid sequence MVITRAEAPPRTALPLAAVLVLALLSAIAPLATDMYLPGFPTMADELGTDAASVQLTLTTFMAGLAIGQLVIGPLSDRWGRRRPLLVGAAVCVLASALCAAAPNVGALVAFRFLQGFAGAAGVVLGRAIVADTVRGAAAARIFSVLMTIGGIAPVVAPLIGGALLGPVGWRGVFVVLTALALVMLTGSFFVLRESLPAPSRQGGGLAATFRGARIVLGNRQFLGYTLAFVFSFGTLFGYISASPFVLQTVFGLSSGWFSVAFAANALGVTVGSLLNARLVGRFGPRPLLTAGLGSLTLWSVLLFTLAVSGGLQLWSVLGLLWLTIFSLGFVMGNATSLAIAQTPSAAGTGSAVIGASQFALAAVVSPLVGLGGENTAIPMALVMVASALISVTAFGALTRSSAPAVQRT; translated from the coding sequence ATGGTGATCACCCGGGCGGAGGCGCCCCCGAGGACCGCCCTGCCGCTGGCGGCCGTGCTCGTGCTGGCGCTGCTGTCGGCGATCGCGCCGCTGGCCACCGACATGTACCTGCCCGGCTTCCCCACGATGGCCGACGAACTGGGCACCGACGCGGCGAGCGTGCAGCTCACGCTTACTACGTTCATGGCTGGCCTGGCGATCGGACAGCTGGTCATCGGCCCGCTCTCCGACCGCTGGGGCCGGCGTCGCCCGTTGCTCGTCGGCGCGGCGGTGTGCGTCCTCGCGTCAGCGTTGTGCGCGGCCGCGCCGAACGTCGGTGCGCTTGTCGCCTTCCGGTTCCTGCAGGGTTTCGCCGGCGCCGCCGGCGTGGTGCTCGGACGCGCGATCGTGGCCGACACCGTGCGCGGCGCGGCCGCGGCGCGGATCTTCTCGGTGCTGATGACGATCGGCGGCATCGCGCCCGTGGTGGCCCCGCTGATCGGCGGCGCACTGCTGGGGCCGGTGGGGTGGCGCGGTGTGTTCGTCGTGTTGACGGCGCTCGCGCTCGTGATGCTGACCGGATCGTTCTTCGTGCTCCGCGAGTCCCTGCCGGCCCCCTCGCGGCAAGGAGGCGGGCTGGCGGCGACGTTCCGCGGCGCGCGGATCGTCCTGGGCAACCGGCAGTTCCTCGGATACACGCTGGCGTTCGTCTTCTCGTTCGGGACGCTCTTCGGCTACATCTCGGCGTCGCCGTTCGTGCTGCAGACGGTGTTCGGGCTCTCGTCCGGCTGGTTCTCGGTGGCGTTCGCGGCGAACGCGCTGGGTGTCACCGTCGGCAGCCTGCTGAACGCTCGGTTGGTGGGGCGGTTCGGACCGCGGCCCCTGCTGACCGCCGGGCTCGGTTCGCTGACGCTGTGGTCGGTGCTGCTGTTCACGCTCGCGGTGTCCGGCGGGTTGCAGCTCTGGTCGGTGCTGGGCCTGCTGTGGCTGACGATCTTCTCGCTCGGCTTCGTGATGGGCAACGCGACGTCGCTCGCGATCGCCCAGACCCCGTCCGCGGCGGGAACGGGCTCAGCGGTGATCGGCGCGAGCCAGTTCGCGCTCGCGGCGGTCGTCTCGCCGCTGGTGGGGCTGGGTGGTGAGAACACCGCGATCCCGATGGCGCTGGTGATGGTGGCCTCAGCCCTGATCTCGGTGACGGCGTTCGGAGCGCTGACCCGCTCGTCGGCCCCCGCGGTTCAGCGCACTTGA